A window of the Euzebya pacifica genome harbors these coding sequences:
- a CDS encoding GNAT family N-acetyltransferase → MTAAGELDIRPAGPDELGLVADLVMHGLAERWGAVDPQLNLDLHALTQGVTHGLVLTAWLDGALVGTGALVGGPDVPEVVRMSTAHSHRRRGVAAGVLGALVEAARDGGASRVVLETTATWTGARRLYEHEGFVLDGVVHGPHGDDAHYHLDLATA, encoded by the coding sequence ATGACCGCCGCCGGGGAGCTCGACATCCGTCCTGCCGGCCCCGACGAGCTGGGATTGGTCGCCGACCTGGTCATGCACGGCCTCGCCGAACGCTGGGGCGCCGTCGACCCGCAGCTGAACCTCGACCTGCACGCGCTGACCCAGGGGGTCACCCACGGGCTGGTCCTGACCGCGTGGCTGGATGGGGCGCTGGTGGGTACCGGCGCGTTGGTCGGCGGCCCCGACGTGCCCGAGGTGGTGCGCATGAGCACGGCCCACAGCCACCGACGACGAGGAGTTGCGGCCGGCGTGCTCGGGGCGCTGGTCGAGGCGGCACGGGACGGCGGCGCGTCTCGGGTGGTGCTGGAGACAACCGCCACCTGGACCGGCGCCCGGCGGCTGTACGAGCACGAGGGCTTCGTCCTCGACGGGGTCGTGCACGGTCCACACGGCGATGACGCCCACTACCACCTGGACCTCGCGACGGCCTGA
- a CDS encoding ABC transporter ATP-binding protein has protein sequence MTDDPLLTVEDLRVWFPVKEGLLRRTTGHVRAVDGVSFDIRRGETLGLVGESGCGKSTTGLALLRLVDPTDGRVVFDGTDVTAASRGELRELRRRMAMIFQDPMASLNPRRTVRASIAEPLEIHGLHRGRHRERVAELMEQVGLSPDHMERHPHEFSGGQRQRVGIARALAGEPDLIVADEPIASLDVSIQAQIMNLLERLQDELDLTYLFIAHDLAAVQHVSDRIAVMYLGRVVEVGLRDALVAEPAHPYTRALLSAVPVPSPRVERTRQRTVLTGDVPSPLDPPSGCSFRTRCPDVFEACGVVDPALVPRDELPQRPVACHLYGVEGEEVERSDHPDAGVGTEAMGVA, from the coding sequence GTGACCGACGACCCGCTGCTGACCGTGGAGGACCTGCGGGTGTGGTTCCCCGTGAAGGAGGGGCTGCTGCGCAGGACCACCGGCCACGTGCGCGCTGTTGATGGGGTCAGCTTCGACATCCGCCGGGGCGAAACGCTCGGGCTGGTCGGCGAGTCCGGCTGCGGCAAGTCCACCACCGGGCTGGCCCTCCTCCGACTGGTCGACCCGACCGACGGCCGGGTCGTCTTCGACGGCACCGACGTCACCGCCGCCAGCCGCGGCGAACTCCGCGAGCTGCGGCGCCGCATGGCCATGATCTTCCAGGACCCGATGGCGTCGTTGAACCCCCGACGGACCGTCCGGGCATCCATCGCCGAACCGCTGGAGATCCACGGGCTGCACCGTGGCCGCCACCGCGAGCGGGTGGCCGAGCTGATGGAGCAGGTCGGCCTGTCCCCCGACCACATGGAACGCCACCCCCACGAGTTCTCCGGCGGCCAGCGGCAACGTGTCGGCATCGCGAGGGCGCTGGCCGGCGAACCCGACCTGATCGTCGCCGACGAGCCGATCGCCAGCCTCGACGTGTCGATCCAGGCGCAGATCATGAACCTGCTCGAGCGGTTGCAGGACGAGCTGGACCTCACCTACCTGTTCATCGCCCACGACCTGGCGGCGGTGCAGCACGTCTCCGACCGCATCGCCGTCATGTACCTGGGCCGCGTGGTGGAGGTCGGCCTGCGTGATGCCCTGGTGGCCGAACCAGCTCACCCCTACACCCGGGCGCTGCTGTCGGCCGTTCCGGTCCCCTCCCCTCGCGTGGAGCGGACCCGGCAGCGGACCGTCCTGACCGGTGACGTGCCGAGCCCGCTGGACCCGCCGTCGGGCTGCAGCTTCCGGACCCGCTGCCCCGACGTGTTCGAGGCGTGCGGGGTGGTCGACCCTGCGCTGGTCCCCCGGGACGAGCTCCCGCAGCGGCCGGTGGCCTGCCACCTGTACGGCGTGGAGGGTGAGGAGGTCGAACGGTCCGATCATCCCGACGCGGGGGTGGGGACCGAGGCGATGGGGGTAGCGTGA